A stretch of the Arachis stenosperma cultivar V10309 chromosome 6, arast.V10309.gnm1.PFL2, whole genome shotgun sequence genome encodes the following:
- the LOC130933441 gene encoding sec-independent protein translocase protein TATA, chloroplastic: protein MEMTSMSMRAAIPLRSTPSINVAPPFSASTSSFCSANVALFRRASLSLTAPTAIRKKKGLTCNALFGLGVPELVVIAGVAALVFGPKKLPEVGRSIGKTVKSFQQAAKEFESEIKKDPESPGEGPSEEKPVALSEQEEKKQGMEVSSSKDSV, encoded by the exons atggagatGACGAGTATGAGTATGAGGGCCGCAATCCCCTTAAGGTCCACACCCTCCATTAATGTTGCTCCTCCTTTCTCCGCTTCCACTTCGTCCTTCTGTTCCGCCAACGTTGCACTCTTCAGGAGAGCTTCTTTATCTCTCACTGCTCCAACCGCCATCAGAAAGAAGAAGGGTCTCACCTGCAACGCCCTCTTTGGCCTCGGCGTCCCCGAGCTCGTTGTTATTGCCGGTGTCGCCGCCCTGGTCTTCGGCCCCAAGAAGCTCCCCGAGGTTGGTCGCAGCATCGGCAAAACTGTTAAGAGCTTCCAACAG GCAGCAAAGGAGTTTGAGTCAGAGATTAAGAAGGATCCTGAGTCCCCAGGAGAGGGTCCATCAGAGGAAAAGCCTGTTGCTCTGAGTGAACAGGAGGAGAAGAAGCAAGGCATGGAGGTGTCTAGTTCTAAGGATAGTGTGTGA